In one Paramormyrops kingsleyae isolate MSU_618 chromosome 18, PKINGS_0.4, whole genome shotgun sequence genomic region, the following are encoded:
- the mtcl2 gene encoding microtubule cross-linking factor 2 isoform X1, with protein MTKTKVDATSPTHLASTKERRLRLKMDSENGSGDGGEAQPRQEQATVHTHQVGEKKKITRAPSPARPKDVPGWSLSKIRGGIGAPTLSIKPGGMHLGSRLTRRSPGKDIKLEKGKLSGKSLLSAAGSQKSGGKLSKSARRKTSDASNASDDSSKDSGCAAGKLSPTDSSSELSDCPSEENKLSTDALSSDTETSSRGGGTEGDSKSRDLELEKGDRGNHHAKSQAEKDRILLGLETGEGSVSPGDERSLASFDSRMPVSTSLAFSDLTEEFMDGMHDEFVREIEELRSENDYLKDEIDELRSEMLEMRDMYMEDDVYQLQDLRQQLDQANKTCRILQYRLRKAERRSLRVAQTGQADGELIRTLEQDVKVAKDVSIRLHNELEAVEKKRSQLEQENEDLRQRLQDLEVSKQVLQTEMEKTRENSLKKRSSRQPNKAEKKPSPQEDSSDLKCQLHFAKEESALMCKKLTKMAKESEGMREELAKYRSLYGDLDASLSVEEVADSPHSREAEVKVHLKLVEEEANLLSRRIVELEVENRGLRAEMDDMKCQDLPGGAGPLALGGGVATGDSTVELQRHLQFVEEEAELLRRSLLEMEEQNKLLMNELNRYKSEQEPEGDLAVGTVGDEDAGDGYTVGEPPQEELRNARLQIGELSGKVKKLQYENRVLLSNLQRCDLASYSRLAMETDAEAGDSAECVPCQQRREGPVGGESGAPAEPEKTPAEGGRDGHVEATLQGLKPKDYEALLAVRDQAHLVTTAIQLLTASGSGWLFPYRKTASCPNEPAEPEKNQDLPLMEALNGRLGVLQTQLLSFIDRVEDLRARESVEGPLLESSNTEDQGKSREATVERKQPDFRDQSAHRVKGQNVHLSKTEEADNKEKDQDTQQPEGKETDTTEQLDQIRELQVLLSEARDGVRSVQEQLSQERQARREDSQKLVQLQEEHQKALVRRDFQLQSLSLQTRLQQKFWSQERNLMVQESQQLKQNLLLLSLKLRWLLKQWRLGKKLEGEGKDILEVNNVKDLYLLLEEEGLASHQGDNKASLTEEESSPVAKDVCQLERTIKQFSQTSGLSSTLADLKGALHDLTTELREERQGSQELTQQFARAKASWEAERTELKSHIAQLESKAGKAGMAAEKEAPELKAALRREREEHQHLLADSYAAVMDLTKQLQINERNWSREKLELLERFNQERGQWEQRLRDTQAKTGQPEKISEKGGSSEADAKRTKSISSVPEFENLLETCPFAPMREIDGINIKGRNRQPGVLPNLLTHTDLNDLNKKNWKYLTSEVALLEKGDPFKTWDCPTTTSSFPGLDQSLKHIQRSYTAPDKTGIRIYYSPPVVRRMERCLAKETPQDEPGSSHIGEGSRGPGDKEDPAPSTYDRWLCKFSKQHRELLENGPTSVASAGLPSPFHDLEISGNLSDDMKEMTNCVRQAIRSSSLERKCKDTACQTVGVVSTGTQTAQFVSVGLQTEGPRSSSLHAKGLPPRVSSLASTRSRQISSSLEKVHSRIERPCCSPKYGSPKLQRRVSASSSKLDGSKDRSLWNLHHRGQNGSAWARSTTTRDSPVLSGLNDGLSSLFNVVEHSGSVESLWKMEVPSTGPKAAGKPSAEPGVHRYGIVHEFFRNVCGRVQTPMPAAGERPLREGMPADEVKPEWPPSTTLAGNDNVTKIVNKRFMKQSQRDEQAQAASEQESACECTSPSLTSCFSRPSRLATRHGPGHCKLRSPDSLEEKGDVAPWSEGTGGGSA; from the exons ATGACAAAGACAAAGGTTGACGCGACTTCGCCCACTCACTTAGCCTCCACGAAAGAAAGGAGACTCCGGCTTAAGATGGACAGCGAGAACGGGAGCGGCGACGGCGGAGAGGCGCAGCCCCGGCAGGAGCAGGCGACGGTGCACACGCATCAAGTCGGCGAGAAGAAGAAGATCACTCGAGCCCCATCGCCCGCAAGACCCAAAGATGTTCCTGGATGGTCCCTGTCGAAGATCAGAGGGGGTATCGGGGCTCCGACGCTGAGCATTAAACCTGGAGGTATGCATTTAGGGAGCCGCTTAACAAGGCGCAGCCCCGGCAAAGACATTAAACTGGAAAAAGGGAAACTGTCGGGGAAATCACTGCTCTCTGCAGCAGGTTCCCAAAAGAGCGGCGGCAAGTTGAGTAAATCTGCACGAAGGAAGACATCGGACGCCAGTAACGCCTCCGACGACTCGAGCAAGGACTCCGGCTGCGCCGCCGGTAAGCTATCGCCCACGGACAGCAGCTCGGAGCTGTCGGACTGCCCGTCTGAGGAGAACAAGCTTTCCACGGACGCGCTGAGCAGCGACACAGAGACCAGCAGCCGCGGAGGAGGGACGGAAGGGGACAGCAAAAGCAGGGACCTCGAATTGGAGAAGGGCGATCGGGGTAACCACCATGCCAAGAGCCAAGCAGAAAAGGACAGGATCTTGCTGGGACTGGAGACCGGGGAGGGGAGCGTCTCTCCCGGCGACGAGAGGTCTCTCGCCTCCTTTGACAGCCGCATGCCGGTTAGCACATCGCTGGCTTTTTCCGACCTGACCGAAGAGTTCATGGACGGCATGCACGACGAGTTTGTCAGGGAGATCGAAGAGCTGAGATCGGAAAACGACTACTTAAAA GACGAGATCGACGAGCTGCGCTCAGAGATGCTGGAGATGCGCGACATGTACATGGAGGACGACGTGTACCAGCTGCAGGACCTGCGgcagcagctggaccaggctAACAAGACCTGCCGCATCCTGCAGTACCGCCTGCGCAAGGCCGAGCGCCGCAGCCTGCGCGTGGCCCAGACCGGCCAGGCGGACGGCGAGCTCATCCGGACATTGGAGCAGGATGTGAAG GTGGCGAAGGACGTATCCATCCGGCTGCACAATGAGCTGGAGGCAGTGGAGAAGAAGAGGtcccagctggagcaggagaacGAGGACCTGCGGCAGCGGCTGCAGGATCTGGAGGTCTCCAAGCAGGTCCTGCAGACCGAGATGGAAAAGACCAGAGAG AATTCACTGAAAAAGAGAAGCTCCCGGCAGCCGAACAAAGCGGAGAAGAAGCCCTCTCCCCAG GAGGATAGCTCCGATCTCAAGTGCCAGCTCCACTTCGCCAAGGAGGAATCAGCGCTCATGTGCAAGAAGCTGACCAAAATGGCCAAGGAGAGCGAGGGCATGCGGGAGGAGCTGGCCAAGTACCGCTCGCTCTACGGAgacctggacgcctccctgtcCGTGGAGGAGGTGGCCGACTCGCCTCACAGCCGTGAGGCCGAGGTCAAGGTTCACCTCAAGCTGGTGGAGGAGGAAGCCAACCTGCTGAGTCGCCGCATCGTGGAGCTAGAGGTGGAGAACCGGGGCCTGCGAGCCGAGATGGACGACATGAAGTGCCAGGAcctgcctgggggggcggggcctctgGCACTGGGAGGGGGTGTGGCCACGGGAGACAGCACCGTGGAGCTGCAGAGGCACCTGCAGTTtgtggaggaggaggcagagCTGCTGCGGCGCTCCCTGCTGGAGATGGAGGAGCAGAACAAGCTGCTGATGAACGAGCTTAACCGCTACAAATCGGAGCAGGAGCCCGAGGGGGACCTGGCGGTGGGGACGGTAGGGGATGAGGACGCCGGCGATGGCTACACGGTGGGCGAGCCGCCGCAGGAGGAGCTGCGCAACGCGCGGCTGCAGATCGGCGAGCTCAGCGGCAAGGTGAAGAAGCTGCAGTACGAGAACCGCGTGCTGCTGTCCAACCTGCAGCGCTGCGACCTCGCGTCCTACTCGCGGCTCGCCATGGAGACGGACGCCGAGGCTGGTGACTCTGCCGAGTGTGTGCCGTGCCAGCAGCGGCGCGAGGGGCCTGTGGGCGGTGAGAGCGGCGCGCCAGCAGAGCCGGAAAAGACGCCGGCGGAGGGCGGCCGGGACGGGCACGTCGAGGCCACCCTGCAGGGCCTTAAACCGAAGGACTATGAGGCCCTCCTGGCAGTGAGGGACCAAGCACACCTGGTCACCACTGCCATCCAGCTGCTCACTGCGTCCGGCTCAGGCTGGCTGTTCCCCTACCGCAAGACAGCATCCTGCCCTAACGAACCGGCAGAGCCAGAGAAGAACCAGGATCTGCCCCTGATGGAGGCGCTGAATGGCCGGCTGGGCGTCCTGCAGACGCAGCTGCTGTCCTTCATAGACCGGGTGGAGGACCTGAGGGCCAGGGAGTCAGTGGAGGGGCCCTTGCTGGAGAGCAGCAACACCGAGGACCAGGGCAAGAGCAGGGAGGCCACGGTCGAGCGGAAG CAGCCTGACTTTAGGGACCAATCAGCGCAtcgggtcaaaggtcagaaCGTGCACCTGAgcaaaacagaggaggcggacAACAAGGAAAAGGACCAGGACACCCAGCAACCAGAGGGAAAGGAGACCGACACCACAGAG CAGCTAGACCAGATCCGAGAGCTGCAGGTACTGCTGTCGGAGGCCAGGGACGGTGTGCGGAGTGTCCAGGAGCAGCTGTCCCAGGAGAGGCAGGCGCGCAGGGAGGACTCCCAGAAACTGGTGCAG CTGCAAGAGGAGCACCAGAAGGCCCTGGTGCGGAGGGACTTCCAGCTGCAGAGTCTGAGCCTACAGACCCGCCTCCAGCAGAAGTTCTGGAGCCAGGAGAGGAACCTAATGGTGCAGGAGTCCCAGCAGCTGAAGCAGAATCTGCTGCTGCTCAGCCTGAAATTGCGGTGGCTCCTCAAACAGTGGAGGCTGGGCAAGAAGCTGGAGGGAGAAGGGAAGGACATCCTTGAG GTGAATAACGTGAAGGACCTCTACCTGCTGCTGGAGGAGGAGGGCCTGGCCTCCCATCAGGGGGACAACAAGGCCTCCTTGACAGAGGAGGAGTCCAGCCCTGTGGCCAAGGATGTGTGTCAGCTGGAACGGACCATCAAACAG TTTTCACAGACCAGTGGGCTGAGCAGCACCTTGGCagacctgaagggggcgctacATGACCTGACCacagagctgcgagaagaacgGCAGGGATCTCAGGAGCTCACCCAGCAGTTTGCCCGAGCAAAGGCTTCATGGGAGGCGGAGCGCACTGAGCTTAAGAGTCACATTGCGCAG CTGGAGTCCAAGGCAGGGAAAGCTGGAATGGCAGCTGAGAAGGAGGCCCCAGAGCTGAAGGCAGCGTTAAGGAGGGAACGCGAGGAGCACCAGCACCTTCTGGCCGACTCCTACGCCGCCGTCATGGACCTGACCAAGCAGCTGCAGATCAACGAGCGTAACTGGAGCCGCGAGAAGCTGGAACTGCTGGAGCGCTTCAATCAGGAGCGTGGCCAGTGGGAGCAGCGGCTGCGAGACACGCAGGCCAAGACCGGCCAG CCAGAGAAGATTTCAGAAAAGGGGGGATCATCAGAAGCAGACGCGAAGAG GACCAAATCCATCTCTTCGGTGCCAGAATTTGAGAATCTTCTAGAAACCTGTCCTTTTGCCCCTATGCGTGAAATTGATGGGATTAATATTAAGGGAAGGAACAGACAGCCTGGTGTCCTGCCCAACCTCCTAACCCACACTGACTTGAATGACCTGAACAAGAAGAATTGGAAGTACCTCACCAGCGAGGTAGCTCTCTTAGAGAAGGGAGATCCTTTCAAAACCTGGGATTGTCCTACCACTACCAGCAGCTTCCCAGGCCTGGACCAGAGCCTCAAGCACATCCAGAGGAGCTACACGGCCCCCGACAAGACTGGGATCCGCATCTACTACAGCCCACCCGTGGTTCGACGTATGGAGAGGTGCTTGGCTAAGGAAACACCACAGGATGAGCCAGGAAGCTCGCACATTGGTGAAGGATCTCGAGGACCTGGGGACAAGGAGGACCCTGCTCCCAGCACCTATGACAGATGGCTCTGCAAGTTCTCTAAGCAGCATAGGGAACTGCTGGAAAACGGGCCTACCTCCGTGGCCTCAGCTGGCCTTCCCTCACCGTTCCACGACCTGGAGATCTCAGGCAACCTGAGCGATGACATGAAGGAGATGACCAACTGTGTCCGGCAAGCCATCCGCTCCAGCTCCCTGGAGAGGAAATGCAAGGATACCGCGTGCCAGACAGTGGGCGTGGTCAGCACCGGAACCCAGACAGCCCAGTTTGTCAGTGTGGGCCTCCAGACTGAGGGGCCCAGGAGCAGCAGTCTCCATGCCAAGGGCCTACCACCACGGGTGTCCTCACTGGCATCAACACGTTCACGCCAGATTTCGAGCTCCCTCGAGAAGGTCCACAGTCGCATCGAGAGGCCGTGCTGCTCACCCAAGTACGGCTCACCCAAGCTCCAGCGTAGAGTGTCTGCCTCGTCCTCCAAGCTGGATGGATCCAAGGACCGGAGCCTGTGGAACCTGCACCACCGTGGGCAGAACGGTTCTGCCTGGGCCCGCTCCACCACAACCCGTGACAGTCCTGTGCTCAGCGGCCTCAACGACGGCCTGTCCAGCCTCTTCAACGTGGTAGAGCACTCAGGCAGTGTGGAGTCCTTGTGGAAGATGGAGGTCCCCAGCACTGGTCCCAAGGCAGCTGGCAAACCCAGCGCCGAGCCCGGTGTCCACAGATATGGCATCGTCCATGAGTTCTTCCGCAACGTATGTGGCAGGGTGCAGACGCCCATGCCAGCCGCAGGGGAGAGGCCACTCAGGGAGGGGATGCCGGCCGATGAGGTGAAGCCAGAGTGGCCCCCCAGCACCACGTTGGCTGGGAATGACAATGTCACCAAGATTGTTAACAAGAGGTTCATGAAGCAGAGTCAGCGGGATGAGCAGGCCCAGGCTGCGTCCGAG CAGGAGTCGGCCTGCGAATGCACCTCCCCATCTCTGACCTCCTGTTTCTCCCGGCCATCCCGCCTGGCCACCCGTCATGGCCCAGGCCACTGCAAGCTGCGCTCGCCGGATTCCCTGGAAGAGAAAGGGGATGTGGCCCCGTGGAGTGAGGGGACAGGAGGTGGCTCTGCCTAA
- the mtcl2 gene encoding microtubule cross-linking factor 2 isoform X5, producing the protein MTKTKVDATSPTHLASTKERRLRLKMDSENGSGDGGEAQPRQEQATVHTHQVGEKKKITRAPSPARPKDVPGWSLSKIRGGIGAPTLSIKPGGMHLGSRLTRRSPGKDIKLEKGKLSGKSLLSAAGSQKSGGKLSKSARRKTSDASNASDDSSKDSGCAAGKLSPTDSSSELSDCPSEENKLSTDALSSDTETSSRGGGTEGDSKSRDLELEKGDRGNHHAKSQAEKDRILLGLETGEGSVSPGDERSLASFDSRMPVSTSLAFSDLTEEFMDGMHDEFVREIEELRSENDYLKDEIDELRSEMLEMRDMYMEDDVYQLQDLRQQLDQANKTCRILQYRLRKAERRSLRVAQTGQADGELIRTLEQDVKVAKDVSIRLHNELEAVEKKRSQLEQENEDLRQRLQDLEVSKQVLQTEMEKTRENSLKKRSSRQPNKAEKKPSPQEDSSDLKCQLHFAKEESALMCKKLTKMAKESEGMREELAKYRSLYGDLDASLSVEEVADSPHSREAEVKVHLKLVEEEANLLSRRIVELEVENRGLRAEMDDMKCQDLPGGAGPLALGGGVATGDSTVELQRHLQFVEEEAELLRRSLLEMEEQNKLLMNELNRYKSEQEPEGDLAVGTVGDEDAGDGYTVGEPPQEELRNARLQIGELSGKVKKLQYENRVLLSNLQRCDLASYSRLAMETDAEAGDSAECVPCQQRREGPVGGESGAPAEPEKTPAEGGRDGHVEATLQGLKPKDYEALLAVRDQAHLVTTAIQLLTASGSGWLFPYRKTASCPNEPAEPEKNQDLPLMEALNGRLGVLQTQLLSFIDRVEDLRARESVEGPLLESSNTEDQGKSREATVERKQPDFRDQSAHRVKGQNVHLSKTEEADNKEKDQDTQQPEGKETDTTEQLDQIRELQVLLSEARDGVRSVQEQLSQERQARREDSQKLVQLQEEHQKALVRRDFQLQSLSLQTRLQQKFWSQERNLMVQESQQLKQNLLLLSLKLRWLLKQWRLGKKLEGEGKDILEVNNVKDLYLLLEEEGLASHQGDNKASLTEEESSPVAKDVCQLERTIKQTSGLSSTLADLKGALHDLTTELREERQGSQELTQQFARAKASWEAERTELKSHIAQLESKAGKAGMAAEKEAPELKAALRREREEHQHLLADSYAAVMDLTKQLQINERNWSREKLELLERFNQERGQWEQRLRDTQAKTGQPEKISEKGGSSEADAKRTKSISSVPEFENLLETCPFAPMREIDGINIKGRNRQPGVLPNLLTHTDLNDLNKKNWKYLTSEVALLEKGDPFKTWDCPTTTSSFPGLDQSLKHIQRSYTAPDKTGIRIYYSPPVVRRMERCLAKETPQDEPGSSHIGEGSRGPGDKEDPAPSTYDRWLCKFSKQHRELLENGPTSVASAGLPSPFHDLEISGNLSDDMKEMTNCVRQAIRSSSLERKCKDTACQTVGVVSTGTQTAQFVSVGLQTEGPRSSSLHAKGLPPRVSSLASTRSRQISSSLEKVHSRIERPCCSPKYGSPKLQRRVSASSSKLDGSKDRSLWNLHHRGQNGSAWARSTTTRDSPVLSGLNDGLSSLFNVVEHSGSVESLWKMEVPSTGPKAAGKPSAEPGVHRYGIVHEFFRNVCGRVQTPMPAAGERPLREGMPADEVKPEWPPSTTLAGNDNVTKIVNKRFMKQSQRDEQAQAASEQESACECTSPSLTSCFSRPSRLATRHGPGHCKLRSPDSLEEKGDVAPWSEGTGGGSA; encoded by the exons ATGACAAAGACAAAGGTTGACGCGACTTCGCCCACTCACTTAGCCTCCACGAAAGAAAGGAGACTCCGGCTTAAGATGGACAGCGAGAACGGGAGCGGCGACGGCGGAGAGGCGCAGCCCCGGCAGGAGCAGGCGACGGTGCACACGCATCAAGTCGGCGAGAAGAAGAAGATCACTCGAGCCCCATCGCCCGCAAGACCCAAAGATGTTCCTGGATGGTCCCTGTCGAAGATCAGAGGGGGTATCGGGGCTCCGACGCTGAGCATTAAACCTGGAGGTATGCATTTAGGGAGCCGCTTAACAAGGCGCAGCCCCGGCAAAGACATTAAACTGGAAAAAGGGAAACTGTCGGGGAAATCACTGCTCTCTGCAGCAGGTTCCCAAAAGAGCGGCGGCAAGTTGAGTAAATCTGCACGAAGGAAGACATCGGACGCCAGTAACGCCTCCGACGACTCGAGCAAGGACTCCGGCTGCGCCGCCGGTAAGCTATCGCCCACGGACAGCAGCTCGGAGCTGTCGGACTGCCCGTCTGAGGAGAACAAGCTTTCCACGGACGCGCTGAGCAGCGACACAGAGACCAGCAGCCGCGGAGGAGGGACGGAAGGGGACAGCAAAAGCAGGGACCTCGAATTGGAGAAGGGCGATCGGGGTAACCACCATGCCAAGAGCCAAGCAGAAAAGGACAGGATCTTGCTGGGACTGGAGACCGGGGAGGGGAGCGTCTCTCCCGGCGACGAGAGGTCTCTCGCCTCCTTTGACAGCCGCATGCCGGTTAGCACATCGCTGGCTTTTTCCGACCTGACCGAAGAGTTCATGGACGGCATGCACGACGAGTTTGTCAGGGAGATCGAAGAGCTGAGATCGGAAAACGACTACTTAAAA GACGAGATCGACGAGCTGCGCTCAGAGATGCTGGAGATGCGCGACATGTACATGGAGGACGACGTGTACCAGCTGCAGGACCTGCGgcagcagctggaccaggctAACAAGACCTGCCGCATCCTGCAGTACCGCCTGCGCAAGGCCGAGCGCCGCAGCCTGCGCGTGGCCCAGACCGGCCAGGCGGACGGCGAGCTCATCCGGACATTGGAGCAGGATGTGAAG GTGGCGAAGGACGTATCCATCCGGCTGCACAATGAGCTGGAGGCAGTGGAGAAGAAGAGGtcccagctggagcaggagaacGAGGACCTGCGGCAGCGGCTGCAGGATCTGGAGGTCTCCAAGCAGGTCCTGCAGACCGAGATGGAAAAGACCAGAGAG AATTCACTGAAAAAGAGAAGCTCCCGGCAGCCGAACAAAGCGGAGAAGAAGCCCTCTCCCCAG GAGGATAGCTCCGATCTCAAGTGCCAGCTCCACTTCGCCAAGGAGGAATCAGCGCTCATGTGCAAGAAGCTGACCAAAATGGCCAAGGAGAGCGAGGGCATGCGGGAGGAGCTGGCCAAGTACCGCTCGCTCTACGGAgacctggacgcctccctgtcCGTGGAGGAGGTGGCCGACTCGCCTCACAGCCGTGAGGCCGAGGTCAAGGTTCACCTCAAGCTGGTGGAGGAGGAAGCCAACCTGCTGAGTCGCCGCATCGTGGAGCTAGAGGTGGAGAACCGGGGCCTGCGAGCCGAGATGGACGACATGAAGTGCCAGGAcctgcctgggggggcggggcctctgGCACTGGGAGGGGGTGTGGCCACGGGAGACAGCACCGTGGAGCTGCAGAGGCACCTGCAGTTtgtggaggaggaggcagagCTGCTGCGGCGCTCCCTGCTGGAGATGGAGGAGCAGAACAAGCTGCTGATGAACGAGCTTAACCGCTACAAATCGGAGCAGGAGCCCGAGGGGGACCTGGCGGTGGGGACGGTAGGGGATGAGGACGCCGGCGATGGCTACACGGTGGGCGAGCCGCCGCAGGAGGAGCTGCGCAACGCGCGGCTGCAGATCGGCGAGCTCAGCGGCAAGGTGAAGAAGCTGCAGTACGAGAACCGCGTGCTGCTGTCCAACCTGCAGCGCTGCGACCTCGCGTCCTACTCGCGGCTCGCCATGGAGACGGACGCCGAGGCTGGTGACTCTGCCGAGTGTGTGCCGTGCCAGCAGCGGCGCGAGGGGCCTGTGGGCGGTGAGAGCGGCGCGCCAGCAGAGCCGGAAAAGACGCCGGCGGAGGGCGGCCGGGACGGGCACGTCGAGGCCACCCTGCAGGGCCTTAAACCGAAGGACTATGAGGCCCTCCTGGCAGTGAGGGACCAAGCACACCTGGTCACCACTGCCATCCAGCTGCTCACTGCGTCCGGCTCAGGCTGGCTGTTCCCCTACCGCAAGACAGCATCCTGCCCTAACGAACCGGCAGAGCCAGAGAAGAACCAGGATCTGCCCCTGATGGAGGCGCTGAATGGCCGGCTGGGCGTCCTGCAGACGCAGCTGCTGTCCTTCATAGACCGGGTGGAGGACCTGAGGGCCAGGGAGTCAGTGGAGGGGCCCTTGCTGGAGAGCAGCAACACCGAGGACCAGGGCAAGAGCAGGGAGGCCACGGTCGAGCGGAAG CAGCCTGACTTTAGGGACCAATCAGCGCAtcgggtcaaaggtcagaaCGTGCACCTGAgcaaaacagaggaggcggacAACAAGGAAAAGGACCAGGACACCCAGCAACCAGAGGGAAAGGAGACCGACACCACAGAG CAGCTAGACCAGATCCGAGAGCTGCAGGTACTGCTGTCGGAGGCCAGGGACGGTGTGCGGAGTGTCCAGGAGCAGCTGTCCCAGGAGAGGCAGGCGCGCAGGGAGGACTCCCAGAAACTGGTGCAG CTGCAAGAGGAGCACCAGAAGGCCCTGGTGCGGAGGGACTTCCAGCTGCAGAGTCTGAGCCTACAGACCCGCCTCCAGCAGAAGTTCTGGAGCCAGGAGAGGAACCTAATGGTGCAGGAGTCCCAGCAGCTGAAGCAGAATCTGCTGCTGCTCAGCCTGAAATTGCGGTGGCTCCTCAAACAGTGGAGGCTGGGCAAGAAGCTGGAGGGAGAAGGGAAGGACATCCTTGAG GTGAATAACGTGAAGGACCTCTACCTGCTGCTGGAGGAGGAGGGCCTGGCCTCCCATCAGGGGGACAACAAGGCCTCCTTGACAGAGGAGGAGTCCAGCCCTGTGGCCAAGGATGTGTGTCAGCTGGAACGGACCATCAAACAG ACCAGTGGGCTGAGCAGCACCTTGGCagacctgaagggggcgctacATGACCTGACCacagagctgcgagaagaacgGCAGGGATCTCAGGAGCTCACCCAGCAGTTTGCCCGAGCAAAGGCTTCATGGGAGGCGGAGCGCACTGAGCTTAAGAGTCACATTGCGCAG CTGGAGTCCAAGGCAGGGAAAGCTGGAATGGCAGCTGAGAAGGAGGCCCCAGAGCTGAAGGCAGCGTTAAGGAGGGAACGCGAGGAGCACCAGCACCTTCTGGCCGACTCCTACGCCGCCGTCATGGACCTGACCAAGCAGCTGCAGATCAACGAGCGTAACTGGAGCCGCGAGAAGCTGGAACTGCTGGAGCGCTTCAATCAGGAGCGTGGCCAGTGGGAGCAGCGGCTGCGAGACACGCAGGCCAAGACCGGCCAG CCAGAGAAGATTTCAGAAAAGGGGGGATCATCAGAAGCAGACGCGAAGAG GACCAAATCCATCTCTTCGGTGCCAGAATTTGAGAATCTTCTAGAAACCTGTCCTTTTGCCCCTATGCGTGAAATTGATGGGATTAATATTAAGGGAAGGAACAGACAGCCTGGTGTCCTGCCCAACCTCCTAACCCACACTGACTTGAATGACCTGAACAAGAAGAATTGGAAGTACCTCACCAGCGAGGTAGCTCTCTTAGAGAAGGGAGATCCTTTCAAAACCTGGGATTGTCCTACCACTACCAGCAGCTTCCCAGGCCTGGACCAGAGCCTCAAGCACATCCAGAGGAGCTACACGGCCCCCGACAAGACTGGGATCCGCATCTACTACAGCCCACCCGTGGTTCGACGTATGGAGAGGTGCTTGGCTAAGGAAACACCACAGGATGAGCCAGGAAGCTCGCACATTGGTGAAGGATCTCGAGGACCTGGGGACAAGGAGGACCCTGCTCCCAGCACCTATGACAGATGGCTCTGCAAGTTCTCTAAGCAGCATAGGGAACTGCTGGAAAACGGGCCTACCTCCGTGGCCTCAGCTGGCCTTCCCTCACCGTTCCACGACCTGGAGATCTCAGGCAACCTGAGCGATGACATGAAGGAGATGACCAACTGTGTCCGGCAAGCCATCCGCTCCAGCTCCCTGGAGAGGAAATGCAAGGATACCGCGTGCCAGACAGTGGGCGTGGTCAGCACCGGAACCCAGACAGCCCAGTTTGTCAGTGTGGGCCTCCAGACTGAGGGGCCCAGGAGCAGCAGTCTCCATGCCAAGGGCCTACCACCACGGGTGTCCTCACTGGCATCAACACGTTCACGCCAGATTTCGAGCTCCCTCGAGAAGGTCCACAGTCGCATCGAGAGGCCGTGCTGCTCACCCAAGTACGGCTCACCCAAGCTCCAGCGTAGAGTGTCTGCCTCGTCCTCCAAGCTGGATGGATCCAAGGACCGGAGCCTGTGGAACCTGCACCACCGTGGGCAGAACGGTTCTGCCTGGGCCCGCTCCACCACAACCCGTGACAGTCCTGTGCTCAGCGGCCTCAACGACGGCCTGTCCAGCCTCTTCAACGTGGTAGAGCACTCAGGCAGTGTGGAGTCCTTGTGGAAGATGGAGGTCCCCAGCACTGGTCCCAAGGCAGCTGGCAAACCCAGCGCCGAGCCCGGTGTCCACAGATATGGCATCGTCCATGAGTTCTTCCGCAACGTATGTGGCAGGGTGCAGACGCCCATGCCAGCCGCAGGGGAGAGGCCACTCAGGGAGGGGATGCCGGCCGATGAGGTGAAGCCAGAGTGGCCCCCCAGCACCACGTTGGCTGGGAATGACAATGTCACCAAGATTGTTAACAAGAGGTTCATGAAGCAGAGTCAGCGGGATGAGCAGGCCCAGGCTGCGTCCGAG CAGGAGTCGGCCTGCGAATGCACCTCCCCATCTCTGACCTCCTGTTTCTCCCGGCCATCCCGCCTGGCCACCCGTCATGGCCCAGGCCACTGCAAGCTGCGCTCGCCGGATTCCCTGGAAGAGAAAGGGGATGTGGCCCCGTGGAGTGAGGGGACAGGAGGTGGCTCTGCCTAA